One window of the Pseudokineococcus lusitanus genome contains the following:
- a CDS encoding cation transporter encodes MSTPTRPAAPVLNGARRAVLTRRVRWVVAITITWNVVEAVVAITAGRDASSTALVAFGLDSVVEVLSAAAVAWQFSAPDPQARERVAMRLIAVSFVGLALFVSVDALRTLLGTAEPKHSTIGIALAALSLAVMPFLSWFERRTGRELGSASAVVDSKQTLLCTYLSAVLLVGLLLNSTLGWTWADPIAALVIAAVALKEAREAWRGDACCAPTALTAHADDPAPVDGQVDPSPGAQPGVQGAGCEDGRCSVPTGSSRRGRPAPMSSPVPTPTPTATATATPGS; translated from the coding sequence ATGAGCACCCCGACGCGCCCCGCGGCGCCGGTCTTGAACGGTGCCCGGCGGGCGGTGCTGACCCGCCGGGTCCGCTGGGTCGTGGCCATCACGATCACCTGGAACGTCGTCGAGGCCGTCGTGGCCATCACCGCCGGCCGCGACGCGTCCTCGACCGCCCTGGTCGCGTTCGGGCTCGACTCCGTCGTCGAGGTGCTGTCCGCCGCCGCAGTGGCGTGGCAGTTCTCCGCCCCCGACCCCCAGGCCCGCGAACGGGTCGCGATGCGGTTGATCGCGGTGTCCTTCGTCGGCCTGGCCCTGTTCGTCTCCGTCGACGCCCTCCGCACCCTGTTAGGCACTGCCGAGCCCAAGCACTCGACCATCGGCATCGCCTTGGCCGCGCTCAGCCTCGCCGTGATGCCGTTCCTGTCCTGGTTCGAACGCCGCACCGGCCGCGAGCTCGGCTCAGCCTCAGCCGTGGTCGACTCCAAGCAGACGCTGCTGTGCACCTACCTGTCCGCGGTCCTGCTGGTCGGACTGCTGCTCAACTCCACCCTCGGGTGGACCTGGGCCGACCCGATCGCGGCCCTGGTCATCGCCGCCGTCGCCCTCAAGGAAGCCCGCGAGGCCTGGCGCGGTGACGCCTGCTGCGCCCCCACCGCCCTGACCGCTCACGCCGACGACCCTGCACCGGTCGACGGCCAGGTCGATCCTTCGCCTGGGGCTCAGCCGGGGGTTCAGGGGGCCGGGTGCGAGGACGGCCGCTGTTCGGTGCCCACGGGCTCGTCCCGTCGAGGCCGGCCCGCGCCCATGTCTTCGCCCGTGCCCACGCCCACGCCCACGGCCACGGCCACGGCCACGCCGGGGTCATAG
- a CDS encoding GNAT family N-acetyltransferase, whose protein sequence is MTAGLHHQYLSVGLFPQLGAGFLRRWHRTFVAVPHGRGVVAVDDLGQVVGFALVATRADRYVEEVLRTGRWRLGAAGVAALLRRPVVAMLFARTRGRRYARRLLRRRPRPTGRGHGAPPAAPSAATAAGPRGGGGGQGEPVGPARSAVVYALVTVPAVRGRGVGRELLEAAVEAARQEGATEVCLLTRDAIAQARPAPGLRGQASDRERAGAAGFYDRLGWQRAREVERDGAALIEYRLPLR, encoded by the coding sequence GTGACCGCCGGGCTGCACCACCAGTACCTGTCGGTGGGCCTGTTCCCGCAGCTGGGTGCCGGCTTCCTGCGGCGGTGGCATCGCACCTTCGTGGCGGTGCCCCATGGCCGCGGGGTCGTCGCGGTCGACGACCTGGGCCAGGTCGTGGGCTTCGCCCTCGTGGCGACCCGGGCCGACCGGTACGTCGAGGAGGTGCTGCGGACCGGCCGGTGGCGGCTGGGGGCTGCGGGCGTCGCGGCCCTGCTCCGGCGGCCGGTGGTAGCGATGTTGTTCGCGCGTACCCGTGGCCGTCGCTACGCCCGCCGGCTGCTGCGCCGGCGCCCTCGACCGACCGGACGCGGTCACGGCGCCCCGCCGGCCGCGCCGTCTGCTGCTACCGCGGCTGGTCCTCGAGGCGGCGGCGGTGGTCAGGGGGAGCCGGTCGGTCCCGCCCGGTCGGCCGTGGTCTACGCCCTGGTCACCGTTCCGGCTGTGCGCGGTCGAGGGGTCGGGCGCGAGCTGCTCGAGGCCGCGGTCGAGGCGGCCCGGCAGGAGGGGGCCACCGAGGTGTGCTTGCTGACCCGTGACGCCATCGCGCAGGCCCGCCCGGCGCCGGGGCTGCGGGGGCAGGCGTCAGACCGGGAGCGTGCGGGGGCGGCCGGCTTCTACGACCGGCTGGGATGGCAGCGGGCCCGGGAGGTCGAGCGCGACGGTGCCGCGCTGATCGAGTACCGCTTACCTCTGCGGTAG
- a CDS encoding DUF4262 domain-containing protein, producing the protein MSDDPKAAGAEVDGILAELEGMVAEHGVAVRMVAGPHPASDEGALAYTVGLSLKDQPELLCTGLPPESAHALLDQLGRRVVQQGLVLEAGQHLEAGHPDGSEGLPVAVIPVQDASDLDAVRQLYGSRSVLQVVWTDSTGRFPWHEGYANPSSLQQLRGPVDEDLLALPCPDVPPSPAAAENEELVVTTQAVLDGAAVTVVWHTADGGWQLLGGDVTDDTVPAAVHREELVEADHSLAVALTIPAGSRATREGAGQDWVQWPLGSA; encoded by the coding sequence ATGAGTGACGACCCCAAGGCGGCCGGTGCGGAGGTGGACGGGATCCTCGCCGAGTTGGAGGGCATGGTCGCTGAGCACGGCGTGGCCGTGCGGATGGTGGCCGGGCCTCATCCCGCCAGCGACGAGGGGGCGCTGGCGTACACGGTCGGCCTCAGCCTCAAGGACCAACCGGAGCTGCTGTGCACCGGACTGCCCCCGGAGTCGGCCCACGCGTTGCTCGACCAGCTGGGACGCCGGGTCGTCCAGCAGGGACTCGTGCTCGAGGCCGGCCAGCACCTCGAGGCCGGCCACCCCGACGGCAGCGAGGGACTGCCCGTCGCCGTCATCCCCGTCCAGGACGCCAGTGACCTCGACGCCGTGCGGCAGCTGTACGGGAGCCGTTCCGTGCTCCAGGTCGTCTGGACCGACTCCACCGGCCGCTTCCCCTGGCACGAGGGCTACGCCAACCCCTCATCGCTCCAACAGCTACGAGGCCCCGTCGACGAAGACCTGCTCGCGCTGCCGTGCCCCGACGTGCCGCCGTCCCCAGCGGCCGCCGAGAACGAGGAGCTGGTCGTCACGACCCAAGCGGTCTTGGATGGAGCCGCCGTGACCGTCGTCTGGCACACCGCTGACGGCGGCTGGCAGCTCCTGGGCGGGGACGTCACCGACGACACGGTCCCTGCCGCAGTGCACCGGGAGGAGCTCGTCGAAGCCGACCACTCCCTTGCCGTCGCCCTCACCATCCCGGCGGGCAGCCGTGCCACTAGGGAGGGAGCGGGGCAGGACTGGGTCCAGTGGCCCCTCGGTAGCGCGTAG
- a CDS encoding cold shock domain-containing protein, protein MAVTAVVREWDEGEGWGVLDAPETPGGCWTHWSSIAIDGFRSLPPGQDVELEWEPADQDGYSYRALRAWPTGVEPVDHDGPDQDGACSSTLTIRFDDDAS, encoded by the coding sequence GTGGCGGTCACGGCGGTAGTGCGCGAGTGGGACGAGGGCGAGGGCTGGGGCGTCCTCGACGCGCCCGAGACCCCCGGTGGGTGCTGGACGCACTGGTCGAGCATCGCCATCGACGGCTTCCGCAGCCTGCCGCCGGGCCAGGACGTCGAGCTCGAGTGGGAGCCGGCCGACCAGGACGGCTACAGCTACCGCGCGCTGCGGGCGTGGCCGACCGGCGTAGAACCGGTCGATCACGACGGCCCGGACCAGGACGGGGCCTGCAGCAGCACGCTGACGATCCGCTTCGACGACGACGCGAGCTGA
- a CDS encoding DsbA family protein, whose protein sequence is MSTAPGRVTPPRRRRPSRLSRVLTLAAGGFLAVVAALVVLTVVSGGGGPTPTAQADVPLVRQDSHYLSDAGSGAPVLVEFLDLECEACAEVYPTVEELRAEYEGRLSVVARYFPLPGHPNSETAAVAVEAAAGQDAFEVMYQRLYETQEDWSHQEASQAKVFRGYAADLGLDLAAYDAAVADPATLQRVGQDLTDGQALGVQGTPTFFLDGQRIEPTSPDHFRELVDQALAATD, encoded by the coding sequence ATGAGCACTGCACCGGGCCGTGTGACGCCGCCCCGCCGACGTCGTCCCAGCAGGCTGTCGCGGGTCCTGACCCTGGCCGCCGGGGGATTCCTAGCGGTGGTCGCGGCGCTGGTGGTCCTCACGGTCGTCTCCGGCGGTGGCGGACCGACCCCGACCGCGCAGGCCGACGTGCCGCTGGTCCGCCAGGACAGTCACTACCTGTCCGACGCCGGGTCCGGAGCGCCGGTGCTGGTGGAGTTCCTGGACCTGGAGTGCGAGGCGTGCGCCGAGGTCTACCCCACCGTGGAAGAGCTGCGGGCGGAGTACGAGGGTCGCCTGAGCGTGGTCGCCCGGTACTTCCCGCTGCCCGGGCACCCCAACTCCGAGACCGCCGCGGTCGCCGTCGAGGCCGCCGCCGGCCAGGACGCCTTCGAGGTCATGTACCAGCGGCTGTACGAGACCCAGGAGGACTGGTCTCACCAGGAGGCCTCCCAAGCGAAAGTCTTCCGCGGCTACGCCGCCGACCTCGGGCTGGACCTGGCCGCCTACGACGCGGCCGTGGCCGATCCCGCCACCCTGCAGCGGGTCGGCCAGGACCTCACCGACGGCCAGGCCCTCGGCGTCCAGGGCACCCCGACGTTCTTCCTCGACGGCCAGCGCATCGAGCCGACCTCGCCCGACCACTTCCGCGAGCTTGTCGACCAGGCCCTCGCCGCAACCGACTGA
- a CDS encoding isopentenyl transferase family protein, with translation MERVLIFGRGAAGKSTMARALAESTGLPVVELDQHFWSDGVRPLPGDEWISVQERLAGRDRWVMDGDLGPHDLPAPRLCRADTVLVLDLSLARCAWRAARRSREQADFWWWVVTWRWRSRPRVLDAIATHAPQARVHLLRTPAQVRSFLATASTDAR, from the coding sequence GTGGAGCGGGTGCTGATCTTCGGCCGCGGAGCGGCGGGGAAGTCCACCATGGCGCGGGCTCTGGCCGAAAGCACCGGCCTCCCCGTCGTCGAGCTCGACCAGCACTTTTGGAGCGATGGCGTCCGGCCGCTGCCCGGCGACGAGTGGATCTCCGTCCAAGAGCGCCTGGCCGGTCGTGATAGGTGGGTCATGGACGGGGACCTGGGGCCCCACGACCTCCCGGCGCCCCGACTCTGCCGGGCCGACACCGTCCTCGTCCTCGACCTGTCCCTGGCCCGCTGCGCCTGGCGAGCCGCGCGTCGCTCCCGCGAGCAGGCCGACTTCTGGTGGTGGGTCGTTACCTGGCGATGGCGCAGCCGCCCCCGCGTGCTTGACGCCATCGCCACCCACGCCCCCCAGGCGAGAGTCCACCTGCTGCGCACCCCGGCCCAGGTGCGCAGCTTCCTCGCTACCGCCTCGACCGACGCCCGGTGA
- a CDS encoding copper-transporting P-type ATPase: MVHLRHGPRVAAHGSSDGSHGDHAPTGTTAEHTCPMHPEVRQQGPGACPICGMALEPVTVTAEDGPSPELVDFTRRLWVAVVLTVPVVVLEMGAHLFPVVHDFVPPAVSVWVQLVLATPVVLWAGWPFFVRGVASVRSRHLNMFTLVALGTGVAWAFSVVAVLAPGIFPAAFRGMGGTVDVYFEPAAVIATLVLLGQVLELRARDRTSGAVRALLDLTPPTARRVETDGSEHDVDLADIAVGDLVRVRPGEKVPVDGTVESGRASVDESMVTGESMPVTKTGGDPVIGGTLASGGGLLVRAGAVGGDTVLARVVDLVSAAQRSRAPIQATVDKVAAVFVPVVIAVAVAAFVVWALVGPDPALAHALIVAVSVLIIACPCALGLATPMSVMVGVGRAAGAGVLVKDAQAMERLEKVDTVVVDKTGTLTQGRPELTDIHAVEGADPTRVLRLAAALERSSEHPLAHAVVTAADSQPDARTAGGPVVSDFAAPAGRGVSGVVDGHRVLVGSAAHLREHDVDPSPLEGDADRVRAGAATGVLVAVDGAPAAVLAIADPIRQTTAEALAALRADGLEVVMLTGDAHATAAAVAGQVGIDRFEAEVTPERKHEVVAELRARGRVVAMVGDGVNDAPALAAADVGVAMGTGTDVALESAGVTLLQADLTALVRARRLSRATMRNIRQNLVFAFVYNGAGIPIAAGVLYPATGLLLSPVLAAAAMALSSFSVITNALRLRTTTT; this comes from the coding sequence ATGGTTCATCTGCGTCACGGCCCGCGCGTCGCCGCCCACGGCTCGTCCGACGGCTCTCATGGCGACCACGCCCCCACCGGCACGACGGCCGAGCACACGTGCCCGATGCACCCCGAGGTCCGCCAGCAGGGGCCGGGGGCGTGCCCGATCTGCGGGATGGCGTTGGAGCCGGTGACGGTCACTGCCGAGGACGGTCCGAGCCCGGAGCTGGTCGACTTCACCCGGCGGCTGTGGGTCGCGGTGGTGCTGACGGTGCCGGTGGTGGTCCTCGAGATGGGCGCCCACCTGTTTCCAGTCGTGCACGACTTCGTACCGCCGGCGGTGTCGGTGTGGGTGCAGCTGGTGCTGGCGACCCCGGTGGTGCTGTGGGCGGGGTGGCCGTTCTTCGTGCGGGGTGTGGCCTCGGTGCGCAGCCGGCACCTGAACATGTTCACGTTGGTCGCCCTGGGGACCGGGGTGGCGTGGGCCTTCAGCGTCGTGGCGGTCCTGGCGCCGGGGATCTTCCCGGCGGCTTTCCGCGGCATGGGCGGGACGGTCGACGTCTACTTCGAGCCCGCCGCTGTCATCGCGACGCTGGTGCTGCTGGGGCAGGTGCTCGAGCTGCGGGCCCGCGACCGCACCTCCGGGGCGGTGCGCGCCCTGCTGGACCTGACCCCGCCGACCGCCCGCCGGGTCGAGACCGACGGCAGCGAGCACGACGTCGACCTGGCCGACATTGCCGTGGGCGACCTCGTGCGGGTGCGCCCCGGGGAGAAGGTCCCGGTCGACGGGACCGTCGAGTCCGGCCGCGCGAGCGTCGACGAGTCGATGGTCACCGGCGAGTCGATGCCGGTGACCAAGACCGGCGGTGACCCGGTGATCGGGGGGACGCTGGCCTCCGGCGGTGGGCTGCTGGTACGCGCTGGCGCTGTCGGCGGCGACACTGTCCTGGCCCGGGTAGTCGACCTTGTCTCGGCCGCGCAGCGCTCCCGCGCCCCGATCCAGGCGACCGTCGACAAGGTCGCCGCGGTCTTCGTGCCCGTGGTCATCGCCGTGGCCGTGGCCGCCTTCGTGGTGTGGGCGCTGGTCGGCCCCGACCCCGCCCTGGCGCACGCCTTGATCGTCGCGGTCAGCGTGCTGATCATCGCCTGCCCGTGCGCGCTGGGGCTGGCCACGCCGATGTCGGTGATGGTCGGCGTCGGCCGCGCCGCCGGCGCCGGCGTGCTGGTCAAGGACGCCCAAGCGATGGAGCGGCTGGAGAAGGTCGACACCGTCGTGGTCGACAAGACCGGCACCCTGACCCAGGGCCGCCCCGAGCTCACCGACATCCACGCCGTCGAGGGCGCCGACCCCACCCGGGTGCTGCGGCTGGCCGCCGCGCTCGAGCGGTCCTCCGAGCACCCCCTGGCCCACGCCGTGGTGACCGCCGCCGACAGCCAGCCCGACGCGCGGACCGCTGGAGGCCCAGTGGTCAGCGACTTCGCCGCCCCCGCCGGGCGTGGGGTGTCCGGGGTCGTCGACGGCCACCGCGTGCTGGTCGGCAGCGCCGCCCACCTGCGCGAGCACGACGTCGACCCCTCTCCGCTGGAGGGCGACGCCGACCGGGTCCGCGCCGGCGCGGCGACCGGCGTGCTGGTCGCCGTCGACGGCGCCCCAGCCGCGGTCCTGGCGATCGCCGACCCGATCCGCCAGACCACCGCCGAGGCGCTGGCGGCGCTGCGCGCCGACGGGCTCGAGGTCGTAATGCTCACCGGTGACGCCCACGCGACCGCCGCCGCGGTCGCCGGGCAGGTCGGCATCGACCGGTTCGAGGCCGAGGTCACCCCCGAGCGCAAGCACGAGGTCGTCGCCGAGCTCCGCGCCCGAGGGAGGGTCGTGGCGATGGTCGGTGACGGCGTCAACGACGCCCCCGCCCTGGCCGCGGCCGACGTGGGCGTGGCGATGGGCACCGGCACCGACGTCGCCCTGGAGAGCGCCGGGGTCACCCTGCTGCAGGCCGACCTGACCGCCCTGGTCCGCGCCCGCCGGCTGTCGCGGGCGACCATGCGCAACATTCGCCAGAACCTGGTCTTCGCGTTCGTCTACAACGGCGCGGGCATCCCGATCGCCGCGGGCGTGCTGTACCCCGCGACCGGTCTGCTGCTGTCCCCCGTCCTCGCCGCGGCCGCGATGGCCCTGTCGTCCTTCAGCGTCATCACCAACGCCCTGCGGTTGCGCACCACCACCACCTGA
- a CDS encoding ArsR/SmtB family transcription factor, protein MERVDDCDLLCLDLPHAERVRAAVPAPGALDDAAARAKALSDPTRLRVATALATGGAMCGCDLAWVTGLATNLVSHHARALRAAGLASSRRDGKLVMYQLTPAGVALLGALTGTGALTHLASTAGAAGVAGAPADQGAATR, encoded by the coding sequence GTGGAGAGAGTCGACGACTGCGACCTGCTGTGCCTGGACCTGCCGCACGCCGAGCGGGTCCGCGCGGCCGTGCCGGCCCCGGGCGCCCTCGACGACGCCGCGGCGCGGGCCAAGGCGCTGTCGGACCCGACCCGGCTGCGGGTCGCAACGGCCCTGGCGACCGGCGGAGCCATGTGCGGGTGCGACCTGGCCTGGGTGACCGGGCTGGCGACCAACCTGGTCTCCCACCACGCCCGGGCGCTGCGCGCCGCCGGGCTCGCGAGCTCACGGCGCGACGGCAAGCTCGTGATGTATCAGCTCACCCCAGCGGGGGTCGCGCTGCTCGGCGCGCTGACCGGCACCGGCGCTCTCACCCACCTCGCCAGTACCGCCGGTGCCGCTGGTGTCGCCGGCGCGCCGGCCGACCAGGGAGCGGCGACCCGATGA
- a CDS encoding recombinase family protein produces MPHAHGYARVSTTSQDASLQHDALTAAGCARLWTDVASGSRDDRPQLAQLLERLLPGDTLVVWRLDRLGRSLPHLLATVNELEARGVGFRSLTESIDTTTAGGRLVFSIFGALADFERQLIRERTIAGLEAARARGRVGGRPTVMGPERIEAARALLAQPGATVTGVAAHLGVSRNTIYRNVLGSRATDEQGVGGGS; encoded by the coding sequence GTGCCTCACGCCCACGGATACGCCCGGGTCTCGACGACCTCGCAGGACGCTTCGCTCCAGCACGATGCGCTGACCGCTGCCGGCTGCGCCCGGCTGTGGACCGACGTCGCCTCCGGCTCCCGCGACGACCGGCCTCAGCTAGCCCAGCTCCTCGAGCGGCTGCTGCCCGGCGACACCCTCGTCGTCTGGCGTTTGGACCGGCTCGGCCGGTCCCTGCCGCACCTGCTCGCCACGGTCAACGAGCTCGAGGCCAGGGGAGTGGGCTTCCGGTCCCTGACCGAGTCCATCGACACCACCACCGCCGGCGGTCGGCTGGTGTTCTCGATCTTCGGGGCCCTGGCGGACTTCGAGCGTCAGCTCATCCGGGAGCGGACCATCGCCGGGCTCGAGGCCGCCCGCGCCCGCGGCCGCGTCGGCGGCCGCCCGACCGTCATGGGCCCCGAGCGGATCGAGGCGGCCCGGGCGCTGCTCGCCCAGCCGGGCGCCACCGTCACCGGCGTTGCCGCCCACCTCGGTGTCTCCCGCAACACCATCTACCGCAACGTCCTGGGCTCGCGGGCGACGGATGAGCAGGGGGTCGGCGGTGGCTCGTGA
- the panD gene encoding aspartate 1-decarboxylase translates to MRRTVVNGKIHRATVTEADLDYVGSITIDAELASAADLVEGEQVHVVDVTNGARLVTYVILGEPGGGQICINGAAAHLVSPGDLVIIMSYVELEEAERAGHSPRVVHVDADNRQVALGADLSEPVPHVPGHDVPPMQRPPGALAGAPA, encoded by the coding sequence ATGCGCCGCACAGTGGTCAACGGCAAGATCCACCGCGCGACGGTGACGGAGGCCGACCTCGACTACGTCGGCTCCATCACCATCGACGCCGAGCTGGCGTCCGCGGCGGACCTCGTCGAGGGCGAGCAGGTCCACGTCGTCGACGTCACCAACGGCGCGCGCCTCGTCACCTACGTCATCCTCGGCGAGCCCGGCGGGGGTCAGATCTGCATCAACGGCGCTGCCGCGCACCTCGTCTCGCCCGGCGACCTCGTGATCATCATGAGCTACGTGGAGCTCGAGGAGGCCGAGCGGGCGGGCCACTCCCCCCGCGTCGTCCACGTCGACGCCGACAACCGGCAGGTCGCGCTCGGCGCCGACCTCTCCGAGCCCGTGCCGCACGTGCCGGGCCACGACGTCCCGCCGATGCAGCGCCCCCCGGGCGCCCTCGCCGGCGCCCCTGCCTGA
- a CDS encoding DUF305 domain-containing protein, which translates to MSTTCFACIYPAAHSRKENFVKIRTVMPALALTSALVLAGCGDDDAPMPGMDMGSGSTSSPTSSSSATEGGDNEHSQDTPTGEAADVMFLQMMYPHHAQATEMAALAQGRTDNQAVLDLATQIEQAQGPEMEEMAQLLESLGEPAPSADMSAMEGMDHGSGSMSGMMDEEDMTTLEAASGREFDQMWLSMMIEHHTGAVEMARTELENGADPQVKQLATEIIEGQEAEITTMTELVNQPPR; encoded by the coding sequence GTGAGCACCACGTGCTTCGCGTGCATCTACCCCGCAGCACACAGCCGCAAGGAGAACTTCGTGAAGATCCGCACCGTGATGCCCGCCCTCGCCCTGACCAGCGCCCTGGTCCTGGCCGGTTGCGGCGACGACGACGCCCCGATGCCCGGCATGGACATGGGTTCAGGCAGCACCTCCAGCCCCACCAGCAGCTCCTCGGCCACCGAGGGGGGCGACAACGAGCACAGCCAGGACACCCCGACCGGCGAGGCCGCCGACGTGATGTTCCTGCAGATGATGTACCCCCACCACGCCCAGGCGACCGAGATGGCGGCGCTGGCGCAGGGCCGCACCGACAACCAGGCCGTGCTGGACCTGGCCACCCAGATCGAGCAGGCCCAGGGCCCGGAGATGGAGGAGATGGCCCAGCTGCTCGAGAGCCTCGGTGAGCCCGCACCCTCGGCCGACATGAGCGCGATGGAGGGCATGGACCACGGCTCGGGGTCGATGAGCGGGATGATGGACGAGGAGGACATGACCACTCTGGAGGCCGCCTCGGGCCGCGAGTTCGACCAGATGTGGCTGTCGATGATGATCGAGCACCACACCGGTGCGGTCGAGATGGCCCGCACCGAGCTCGAGAACGGCGCCGACCCGCAGGTCAAGCAGCTGGCGACCGAGATCATCGAGGGCCAGGAGGCCGAAATCACCACGATGACCGAGCTCGTCAACCAGCCCCCTCGCTGA
- a CDS encoding 5'-nucleotidase, with translation MAAYQLEQRLVVGIASSALFDLAESDAVFRAEGEAAYRKYQEAHLEDTLAPGAAFAFIERLLSLNDLADEGDPLVEVIVMSSNDPDTGLRVMKSIAAHGLPITRAVFRQGRSPHKFMPAFNMSLFLSGDEGAVREAVEAGRPAGRVLPSRVTASDAGSGDLRIAFDFDGVVADDSSEAVMQRAGLAEFHRHEVANVATPLGDGPLKAFLAAINRIQDREEAKRLEDPSYRIRVHVAIVTARNAPSHERALASLKQWGVRVNDAFFLGGIAKSRVLEILRPHIFFDDQMSHLEGAADVVASVHVPFGVVNTQAETSTAPGSAPLMEEVGSVDSGATP, from the coding sequence ATGGCGGCTTATCAGCTGGAGCAGCGTCTAGTAGTAGGCATCGCGTCAAGCGCCCTCTTCGACCTCGCCGAGTCGGATGCGGTGTTTCGAGCTGAAGGCGAGGCCGCCTACCGAAAGTACCAGGAGGCTCACCTTGAGGACACGCTCGCGCCGGGCGCCGCCTTCGCCTTTATTGAGCGGTTGTTGTCCTTGAATGACCTCGCTGATGAGGGTGACCCTCTAGTCGAAGTGATTGTCATGTCAAGTAACGATCCCGACACTGGTCTTCGCGTCATGAAGTCGATCGCTGCGCATGGACTGCCGATCACTAGAGCGGTTTTCCGTCAAGGTCGATCACCGCACAAGTTCATGCCAGCCTTCAACATGTCTCTTTTCCTCTCCGGGGACGAGGGTGCAGTGAGGGAGGCCGTAGAGGCCGGCCGCCCGGCTGGCCGAGTCTTGCCCTCGCGCGTTACTGCTTCCGATGCGGGCTCTGGTGACTTGCGCATCGCCTTCGACTTCGATGGCGTCGTGGCGGACGACTCCTCCGAGGCAGTCATGCAGCGAGCCGGCCTGGCTGAGTTTCACAGGCATGAGGTGGCCAACGTGGCCACTCCTCTGGGTGATGGCCCACTGAAGGCCTTTCTGGCGGCTATCAATCGTATCCAAGACCGCGAAGAGGCGAAGCGTCTCGAAGATCCGTCTTATCGCATTCGAGTACATGTTGCCATCGTGACGGCCCGGAATGCCCCCTCTCACGAACGGGCCCTCGCGAGCCTAAAGCAATGGGGCGTCCGCGTGAATGACGCCTTTTTCCTTGGTGGCATAGCAAAGTCCAGGGTGCTAGAGATTCTGCGCCCACACATCTTCTTTGACGACCAGATGTCGCACCTTGAGGGTGCGGCAGACGTCGTCGCCAGCGTGCATGTGCCTTTTGGTGTGGTCAATACACAGGCCGAGACGTCGACGGCGCCGGGTTCTGCGCCCCTCATGGAGGAGGTGGGGTCCGTCGACTCCGGTGCGACGCCGTAG
- a CDS encoding homoserine dehydrogenase: MSLSSSGTGPAHPVPPRPVTVVVCGLGSVGSALLRLVAARVEQVRRQHGVRLVVVGVVDSRGAALDAAGLDVPTVLATKEGGASVGDLPDVGVPGADAAQVLSRLGAAGHPVDVVVEAGPADLRTGGAGLAAVLAARAAGAAVVLANKAPLALAWEQVVEAPGPAVRYSACVGAALPTVDLLRSVAVSASPVRLEVVLNSTCQRVLGDVEAGLSAAEAVAAAQAAGLAEADPYLDVDGTDTAVKLVVLMAALGHRVRLDEVSVTGVREVTADLATRARERGEILVLMGTAVPAPRPREGWTLEVAPVALPRHHPLARMDRHETGLVVHTDVAGTIAASGRHEDVTATAAAVLRDVLVVAGTSTPHAPRP, from the coding sequence GTGAGCCTCTCGTCGTCCGGGACAGGTCCGGCGCACCCGGTGCCGCCCCGACCGGTGACCGTCGTCGTGTGCGGGCTCGGGTCGGTGGGGTCCGCGCTCCTCCGCCTCGTCGCGGCGAGGGTCGAGCAGGTGCGGCGGCAGCACGGCGTGCGGCTCGTGGTCGTGGGCGTCGTCGACTCCCGCGGCGCCGCCCTCGACGCGGCGGGCCTCGACGTGCCGACCGTCCTCGCCACCAAGGAGGGCGGGGCGTCGGTCGGGGACCTCCCCGACGTCGGCGTCCCGGGCGCGGACGCCGCCCAGGTGCTGTCCCGGCTCGGGGCCGCCGGGCACCCGGTGGACGTGGTGGTCGAGGCCGGCCCCGCCGACCTGCGCACCGGCGGCGCGGGCCTGGCGGCGGTGCTGGCCGCCCGCGCCGCCGGGGCCGCCGTCGTGCTGGCCAACAAGGCCCCGCTCGCCCTCGCCTGGGAGCAGGTCGTCGAGGCCCCGGGACCGGCGGTCCGGTACAGCGCCTGCGTGGGCGCGGCGCTGCCCACCGTCGACCTCCTGCGGTCCGTCGCGGTCTCCGCCTCCCCGGTCCGGCTGGAGGTGGTCCTCAACAGCACCTGCCAACGGGTGCTGGGCGACGTCGAGGCCGGCCTGAGCGCCGCGGAGGCCGTGGCGGCCGCGCAGGCGGCGGGCCTCGCCGAGGCCGACCCCTACCTCGACGTCGACGGGACGGACACCGCCGTCAAGCTCGTCGTCCTCATGGCCGCCCTCGGGCACCGGGTGCGGCTGGACGAGGTGTCCGTCACCGGCGTCCGGGAGGTGACGGCGGACCTCGCCACCCGGGCCCGGGAGCGGGGGGAGATCCTCGTGCTGATGGGGACGGCCGTGCCCGCGCCGCGTCCCCGGGAGGGCTGGACGCTCGAGGTGGCACCGGTAGCACTCCCCCGTCACCACCCGTTGGCGCGGATGGACCGCCACGAGACGGGCCTCGTCGTCCACACCGACGTCGCCGGCACCATCGCCGCCAGCGGGCGGCACGAGGACGTCACCGCGACCGCCGCCGCCGTGCTCCGTGACGTTCTCGTCGTCGCAGGGACGTCGACCCCCCACGCACCCCGGCCTTGA